The Eptesicus fuscus isolate TK198812 chromosome 17, DD_ASM_mEF_20220401, whole genome shotgun sequence genome has a window encoding:
- the VSIR gene encoding V-type immunoglobulin domain-containing suppressor of T-cell activation, translated as MGFPPVPEACGRCWGPVLLALFLAASRGLVTALKVATPYSLYVCPEGQNITLTCRILGVGPVTKAHDLTFYKTWYRSSRGEVQACSDRRPIRNLTFQDLHLYHSAHHAANTSQDLAWQHGLESISDHHGNFSLTMLHVTPLDSGLYCCLVVEIKHHHSEQRVHGAMELQVQRGDEAPPKCVAYPSSPRESENITAAALATGACIVGILCLPLILLLVYKQRQVVSNRRAQELVRMDSNAQGIENPGFEASPSFQGMSEAKPRPPLTYMAQRQPSESGRHLLSEPSTPLSPPGPGDVFFPSLDPVPDSPNSEAI; from the exons GTCTGGTGACAGCCCTCAAGGTCGCCACACCGTATTCCTTGTACGTGTGTCCCGAGGGGCAGAACATCACCCTCACCTGCAGAATCTTGGGCGTGGGCCCCGTGACCAAAGCGCACGACTTGACCTTCTACAAGACATGGTATCGCAGCTCACGGGGCGAGGTACAGGCCTGTTCCGACCGCCGGCCCATCCGCAACCTCACGTTCCAGGATCTTCACCTGTACCACAGTGCCCACCATGCCgccaacaccagccaggacctgGCCTGGCAACATGGGCTGGAATCGATCTCCGACCACCACGGCAACTTCTCCCTCACCATGCTCCACGTGACCCCACTGGACAGCGGCCTCTACTGCTGCCTCGTGGTGGAGATCAAGCACCACCACTCGGAGCAGAGGGTCCATGGTGCCATGGAGCTGCAAGTGCAGAGAG GCGATGAAGCACCACCCAAGTGCGTCGcatacccctcctcccccagggagaGTGAAA ACATCACGGCTGCCGCCCTGGCTACGGGCGCCTGCATCGTGGGcatcctctgccttcccctcatCCTGCTCCTGGTCTACAAGCAAAGGCAGGTGGTCTCCAACCGCC GTGCCCAGGAACTGGTGCGGATGGACAG CAACGCTCAAGGAATTGAAAACCCAGGCTTTGAGGCCTCTCCGTCCTTCCAGGGGATGTCGGAGGccaagcccaggcctccactgacTTACATGGCCCAGCGGCAGCCGTCTGAGTCTGGGCGCCACCTGCTCTCTGAGCCCAGCACGCCTCTGTCTCCACCAGGCCCCGGGGACGTCTTCTTCCCATCCCTCG ACCCTGTTCCTGACTCGCCAAACTCTGAGGCCATCTAG